The following proteins are co-located in the Deltaproteobacteria bacterium HGW-Deltaproteobacteria-2 genome:
- the phoU gene encoding phosphate transport system regulatory protein PhoU, with amino-acid sequence MEEKRHTSLHYEKELQEIKNNLIYLGAVTEKAIQNAMKSLSERNSNMARKVIKDDDEIDKMDADIEERCIRILALRQPTAIDLRFITTAIKITGHLERIGDMAVNIAEKAIQLNEEPILKPYIDLPRMADLVGEMIKDSLDSFIRNDLNMADKVRRTEQVTDDLNEQIFRELLTFMMEDSKTIHRALMIMQVSKNLERIADHTKGIADMVTYMVTGENVRHQTSIISGEESA; translated from the coding sequence ATGGAAGAAAAACGACATACCAGTTTGCATTATGAAAAAGAATTGCAGGAAATAAAGAATAATCTGATTTATCTTGGCGCTGTAACGGAAAAAGCTATTCAGAATGCGATGAAATCTCTGTCGGAAAGAAACTCCAACATGGCGCGTAAGGTTATCAAAGACGATGATGAAATTGATAAAATGGATGCGGATATAGAAGAACGGTGTATAAGAATACTTGCTTTGCGTCAGCCCACGGCGATAGATTTAAGATTTATTACAACAGCGATAAAAATTACAGGACATCTGGAAAGAATCGGCGATATGGCAGTTAACATCGCGGAAAAAGCCATTCAGCTCAATGAAGAACCGATACTGAAGCCATATATTGATTTGCCGCGTATGGCTGACCTCGTTGGAGAAATGATCAAAGACTCTTTGGATAGTTTTATCAGAAATGATTTAAATATGGCCGATAAAGTCCGGCGGACGGAACAGGTCACCGATGATCTCAACGAACAAATCTTCCGCGAACTTCTGACATTTATGATGGAGGATTCCAAAACTATTCATCGGGCTTTAATGATTATGCAGGTATCAAAAAATTTGGAGCGTATTGCCGATCACACTAAAGGCATTGCGGATATGGTCACTTATATGGTTACCGGTGAAAACGTAAGACACCAAACTTCAATCATCAGCGGCGAGGAATCAGCTTGA
- the pstA gene encoding phosphate ABC transporter, permease protein PstA, with protein MNSLKNNSMKWRYFKQALFFGTVRLSALIIVLALGGILFYIIVNGIGAISWDFVTKTPTDSMTKGGIMPAILGTIYLTIGAIAVGLPLGIASAIYLTEYAIQSRFIRFIKVGINCLAGVPSVVFGLFGLGFFVIFMKFGSSILSGSLTLGFLILPTIIGAAEEALKAVPQTFREASLSLGVSKWQTTYRIVLPNAMPGILTGSILGIGRAAGETAPIMFTAAAYFTTKLPGSVFDEVMALPYHIYVLATAGTNIEATRPIQFGTVLVLVAVVLGIDLFAIIIRSYMRRNKRW; from the coding sequence ATGAATTCGTTAAAAAATAATTCAATGAAGTGGCGCTATTTTAAACAGGCTCTTTTTTTCGGCACGGTGCGTTTATCGGCATTGATTATTGTTTTGGCCTTGGGCGGCATACTGTTTTATATTATTGTGAACGGTATTGGTGCAATCAGCTGGGATTTTGTTACCAAAACTCCGACCGATTCCATGACAAAGGGCGGCATCATGCCTGCCATTCTGGGTACGATCTATTTAACCATAGGGGCCATTGCCGTAGGATTGCCCCTAGGCATTGCCTCAGCAATATATTTGACAGAATATGCCATTCAAAGCAGATTTATACGCTTTATAAAAGTCGGCATCAATTGTCTGGCCGGTGTCCCTTCAGTTGTTTTTGGTTTATTCGGGCTGGGTTTTTTCGTTATCTTCATGAAATTCGGTTCGAGTATCTTATCCGGATCTCTCACTTTGGGTTTTCTGATTCTCCCGACAATTATTGGTGCCGCGGAAGAAGCATTGAAAGCTGTGCCTCAGACTTTTCGAGAGGCATCACTTTCGCTGGGTGTGTCTAAATGGCAGACAACTTATAGAATTGTTTTACCTAACGCCATGCCTGGAATTCTGACAGGATCTATTTTAGGCATAGGGCGTGCTGCCGGAGAAACAGCTCCTATTATGTTTACCGCTGCTGCATATTTTACCACCAAACTGCCCGGTTCTGTTTTTGATGAAGTGATGGCGCTGCCGTATCACATTTATGTATTGGCAACGGCTGGAACGAATATTGAGGCAACAAGACCTATACAGTTTGGTACAGTACTTGTTTTAGTTGCCGTTGTTCTGGGAATTGATCTGTTTGCGATTATTATTCGCAGTTACATGAGAAGAAATAAAAGGTGGTAA
- a CDS encoding low molecular weight phosphatase family protein, which yields MVLFVCTHNAVRSQMAEAFLSKIYGNRYAAFSAGSDPAQIDPLVVSVMNEIGIDVSHAYSKGLDMFKDYTFDYVVTVCDQARESCPYFTGGSFRIHKSFSDPSMFDGRPDNKIKEYRKTRDEIKTWIEKEFK from the coding sequence ATGGTTCTCTTCGTCTGCACACATAATGCTGTCCGTTCACAGATGGCGGAAGCGTTTTTAAGCAAGATTTACGGAAATCGATACGCGGCCTTTAGTGCCGGTTCCGATCCCGCACAAATTGATCCCCTTGTTGTATCAGTGATGAATGAAATTGGCATTGATGTCAGTCATGCCTATTCCAAAGGATTGGATATGTTTAAAGACTATACCTTCGACTACGTGGTGACCGTCTGCGATCAAGCCAGGGAATCCTGTCCGTATTTTACAGGAGGAAGTTTCCGTATCCATAAAAGTTTTTCCGATCCGTCCATGTTTGATGGACGGCCTGATAACAAAATTAAAGAATATAGAAAAACACGAGATGAAATAAAAACATGGATAGAAAAAGAATTTAAATAA
- a CDS encoding transcriptional regulator (indirectly regulates nitrogen metabolism; at high nitrogen levels P-II prevents the phosphorylation of NR-I, the transcriptional activator of the glutamine synthetase gene (glnA); at low nitrogen levels P-II is uridylylated to form PII-UMP and interacts with an adenylyltransferase (GlnE) that activates GlnA), which produces MKKIEAIIREDKVNDVREALNEIGIVGMNMFEVRGHGRQGGIQLVGRAGTYQVNMLPKIQINIVLNKRNLDAAIEAILKSAYTGETGDGIIFVTPVEDVIRVRTRERGPEAMMYPGDIDEKKNR; this is translated from the coding sequence CTGAAAAAAATCGAAGCAATTATTCGCGAAGATAAAGTAAACGATGTCCGGGAAGCCCTTAATGAGATAGGCATTGTGGGCATGAATATGTTTGAGGTGCGCGGTCATGGACGCCAGGGAGGGATTCAGCTGGTCGGACGCGCCGGAACCTATCAGGTCAACATGCTTCCCAAGATACAAATTAATATTGTTTTGAACAAACGCAACCTTGACGCTGCGATTGAAGCGATTCTGAAATCGGCTTATACGGGCGAGACGGGCGACGGCATTATTTTTGTTACGCCTGTCGAGGATGTCATTCGCGTCCGCACACGCGAGCGGGGACCGGAGGCCATGATGTATCCGGGTGATATTGATGAAAAGAAAAACCGGTGA
- the pstB gene encoding phosphate ABC transporter ATP-binding protein, producing the protein MDSSIIKLNNVNFYYGQSRALTNISMKFVKNKVTALIGPSGCGKSTLLRLLNRMNDLISGTRVEGEILFEDKNIYAPDIDPVEIRRKIGMVFQKPNPFPKTIYNNISYGPKLTGIGTGNMDALVEQSLKQAVLWDEVKDILNKSAMNLSGGQQQRLCIARALAMKPDILLMDEPTSALDPISTAKIEELIEELKKNYTIIIVTHNMQQAARISDETAFFYIGNLVEYNKTDKIFTNPDIKQTEDYITGRFG; encoded by the coding sequence ATGGATTCCAGTATTATTAAATTGAATAACGTAAATTTCTATTACGGGCAAAGTCGTGCCCTGACGAATATTTCGATGAAGTTTGTAAAAAATAAAGTCACGGCTCTTATCGGACCTTCGGGATGCGGCAAATCCACGCTGTTGAGACTTTTGAACCGAATGAATGATTTAATTAGCGGGACGAGAGTTGAAGGAGAAATACTTTTTGAAGATAAAAATATCTATGCGCCGGATATTGATCCGGTCGAAATACGCCGAAAGATTGGGATGGTTTTTCAGAAACCCAATCCCTTTCCCAAAACAATTTACAATAATATTTCCTATGGACCGAAGCTTACAGGCATTGGAACGGGGAATATGGATGCTTTGGTCGAGCAGAGCCTGAAACAGGCCGTATTATGGGACGAAGTGAAGGATATTTTAAATAAATCAGCAATGAATCTTTCCGGTGGCCAGCAGCAGAGGCTTTGTATTGCCCGTGCGTTGGCTATGAAGCCGGACATTTTACTGATGGATGAACCTACTTCTGCGCTTGATCCCATTTCTACAGCGAAAATTGAAGAGTTGATTGAAGAATTGAAAAAGAACTATACTATAATTATAGTTACTCATAATATGCAGCAGGCGGCCAGGATTTCCGATGAGACAGCGTTCTTTTATATAGGAAACTTAGTCGAGTATAATAAGACGGATAAAATATTTACTAATCCGGATATAAAACAGACAGAAGATTATATTACTGGCAGATTCGGGTAA
- the pstC gene encoding phosphate ABC transporter permease subunit PstC codes for MSRHIKEIIIKYIFFLFSLVSIVVLGLIVFSLFREGLPILGKVSVRDFIFGMEWYPTYDPPSFGIFPLIIGSLIVTFMATIIAVPLGVLAAIYISEIAPASIKEILKSVIELLAGLPSVVLGFFGMVIIAPWLQETFDLPTGLNIINASVILAMMAIPTISSISEDALYSVPREFKEASYALGATKFETIIQVIIPSAMSGISTAVMLGMARAIGETMVVLMVAGGAAAIPESIFDSVRPMPASIAAEMGEAPFRSAHYQSLFAIGIVLFFLTLTFNLIADYVSHKFRQVGSGTL; via the coding sequence GTGTCCAGACACATTAAAGAAATTATTATTAAGTACATCTTTTTCCTGTTTTCGCTGGTGTCCATTGTTGTTTTGGGACTGATTGTTTTTTCGCTTTTTCGGGAAGGACTACCTATATTGGGGAAAGTATCAGTGCGCGATTTTATTTTCGGCATGGAGTGGTACCCCACTTATGATCCGCCCTCTTTCGGTATTTTCCCGCTAATCATAGGTTCTTTAATTGTTACATTTATGGCTACAATAATTGCTGTGCCATTAGGTGTGCTGGCTGCTATTTATATTTCCGAGATCGCTCCTGCATCCATTAAAGAGATTCTCAAATCGGTTATAGAACTTTTGGCTGGGTTGCCCTCTGTCGTTCTTGGTTTTTTCGGGATGGTGATTATTGCTCCCTGGCTCCAAGAAACATTTGATCTGCCCACAGGCTTAAATATTATTAACGCATCGGTGATTCTGGCCATGATGGCGATACCGACTATTTCCAGTATTTCGGAAGATGCTCTTTATTCCGTTCCCCGTGAGTTCAAAGAGGCGTCTTATGCTTTGGGTGCCACTAAATTTGAAACCATTATACAAGTGATCATTCCGTCAGCAATGTCCGGCATTTCTACAGCGGTAATGCTTGGTATGGCGAGAGCCATCGGCGAAACGATGGTTGTTTTGATGGTGGCCGGTGGTGCGGCGGCTATTCCCGAGAGTATATTTGATTCAGTTCGTCCTATGCCCGCAAGCATTGCAGCAGAAATGGGAGAAGCACCTTTTCGGAGTGCTCATTATCAGTCGCTTTTTGCCATCGGTATTGTTTTATTTTTTCTGACATTAACATTTAACCTGATTGCCGATTATGTCTCCCATAAATTCCGGCAGGTCGGGTCGGGTACATTGTAA